The Armatimonadota bacterium genome has a segment encoding these proteins:
- a CDS encoding CopG family transcriptional regulator, with the protein MPAVKTAISVDRELFEAMEELASRRKVSRSRLFAEAAQELVRKDRNQRLLEQINATCGEGPDEEEKAFMRRATALAAERLRREEEAAGAPPW; encoded by the coding sequence ATGCCCGCGGTGAAAACGGCCATATCGGTCGATCGGGAGTTGTTTGAGGCGATGGAGGAACTGGCGAGCCGCCGGAAGGTCTCTCGCAGCCGCCTGTTTGCGGAGGCAGCGCAGGAACTGGTCAGGAAAGACCGGAACCAGCGCCTGCTGGAGCAGATCAACGCGACTTGCGGCGAGGGCCCGGACGAAGAGGAGAAGGCGTTTATGCGTCGGGCGACCGCGTTGGCGGCGGAACGCCTGAGGCGTGAGGAGGAAGCGGCTGGAGCGCCACCATGGTAA
- a CDS encoding type II toxin-antitoxin system PemK/MazF family toxin, protein MVIRQGEVFWTDLGQPAGSEPGYRRPCIVIQNDTFNASRIGTVLICTLTTNIALASAPHNVLLEPGEGGLPKRSVVNVSQVMTVDRTQLEGRIGSLSSRRIREVIAGVHLVIDPS, encoded by the coding sequence ATGGTAATTCGCCAGGGTGAAGTATTCTGGACCGATCTGGGGCAGCCCGCCGGCTCGGAACCGGGGTACCGTCGACCATGCATCGTCATCCAGAATGATACGTTCAATGCCAGTCGAATCGGCACAGTGCTGATCTGCACGCTTACGACGAACATCGCGCTGGCATCGGCGCCGCACAACGTATTGTTGGAACCGGGTGAAGGCGGCTTACCCAAACGGAGCGTCGTGAATGTGTCACAGGTTATGACGGTGGACAGGACGCAGTTGGAGGGGCGCATCGGTTCGCTCTCTTCGCGGCGTATCCGCGAGGTTATCGCCGGGGTTCACCTGGTGATAGATCCGTCGTAG